agagttttcatgactacaagatggtgaataaccgttctgtggttgaacaagctcatgagatacagtgcattgtgaaggaacttgaactccttaaatgtgttctacccgacaaattcgtggatgggtgcatgattgcaaagttgcctccttcatggaggaatttcgccacaactctgaagcataagagacaggagatatcagttgaaaatctgattgcatctcttgatgttgaagaaaaagctcgggctaaagatactactgaaaaaggaggtgaggttcagcctactgctaacatggtgcagaggtacccacagaacaagaacaaagggaagaacaaacttgttttcaacaagcctaccaagactactaccttcaagaagaagaagttcaacaaggctgagctagagtgctacgcctgtAGGAAGCCCggacacttttccaaggaatgccctgAACGTGCAGACCGTAGAGGGAAAACAAGTtccaagactgtcaacatggtgaccgctagcaatactgatgggtatggtaatttacctattgtgctttcagtatttcaatcatcttcgtggtggattgattcgggtgctaacgttcatgtgtgtgctgacatctccctgtttacttcttatcaggtcgcaagggattcttccgtcctaatggggaagggtcacatgcttctgttcgtggcattggcacggtggatctgaagtttacttcgggaaagatcgtgcaactaaaGAACGTGCAACATAtccctactatgaacaagaatctagttagcggctcccttcAATGTCGAGATGGGtttaaggtagttttagagtccaataaagtaatcgtgtcaagatttggacaatttataggaaaaggctatgagtgcggaggcttgttccgcttttccctttcagatttttgcaataagtcaataaaccaaatttgtgctagtgttaatgatgatgcaagtatttgacactctcgtttatgtcatattaattttggtttaatgtctcggctatccagcatgagtttaattccgaacttcacagttgccaaaggttctaagtgccatagttgtgtgcaatcgaagcaacctcgaaagcctcataaggctgccgaggagagaaacttggcacctctagaactcatacattctgatctttgtgagatgaatggtgtgttgacaaaaggtggaaagagatatttcatgactttgattgatgatgcgactagattttgctatgtttatttgttgcaaactaaagatgaagcattagactactttaaaatctataaagctgaagttgaaaatcaactagaaagaaagatcaagcgtcttaggtccgatcgtggtggagagtattttcccaaagtttttgatgaattttgtgaggaacatggtattattcatgagaggacgcctccctattcacctcaatcgaatggagtggccgagaggaaaaaccgcacattgactgacttggtgaatgccatgttagacactgctggtttatctaaggcatggtggggggaggctctattgacttcatgtcatgtcctgaatagagttcccaacaataataaggagaaaaccccttatgaggagtgggttgggagaaaaccatcactttcttatttacgcatttggggatgtttggcaaaggtcaatcttcctattcctaagaaacgcaaacttggaccaaagacagtggattgtgtctttctagggtatgctcaacggagcattgcttataggtttttagtggtaaaatctgaagtacctgatatgcatgttgacactataatggaatctcgtgatgcaacattttttgagaacatatttcctatgaaagatatgcatagcattgctagattttcttctgagataattcctgaatctagtacaactgatgaatattttgaactatcacatgaggaagtccttgagaaggataacaatgaagttcctataaggaacaagagacaaaggattgcaaaatcctttggtgatgatttcattgtataccttgtggacgacacacccaagacgattgcagaagcatatgcatgtagatgattggaaagaagctgttcataatgagatggactcaattctttctaatggaacttgggaactaactgatagaccatatggttgtaaacctgtggcctgtaagtgggtgttcaaaaagaagctaaagcctgatggtactattgataagtacaaggcgcggctagtggccaagggctacactcagaaagaaggcgaagattactttgacacctattcacccgttgctagaatgaccaccattcgagtgttactttccttggctgcctcttatggtcttatcattcatcaaatggatgtaaagacagcttttctcaatggagagttggaagaggagatctatatggatcagcctgacgggtttgtggtaaagggtgaagagagaaaggtgtgcaagttgttaaaatctttgtatggtctgaaacaggcacctaagcaatggcatgagaagtttgaaagaactctgacttctgcaggatttgtcattaatgaggctgataggtgtgtttactatcgccatggtgggggcaatagtgtcatattatgtttgtatgtggacgacatactgatctttggtacaaacattaatgcaattaatgaggtcaagtcttttctatcaaagagttttgacatgaaagatctgggagaagccgatgtaattctaaacatcaaacttattaaggatgagagtgggattacattaacgcaatctcactatgttgagaaggtcttcaaccgattcggttttatggatagcaagccttctccaacaccttatgatcccagcgtgacactcagaaagaacaagaaagaaacgagagatcaattaagatactctcaaattgtcggttcactcatgtacttagctagcgctacaagaccagatatctcttttcctgtgagcaaactgagtaggttcatctccaacccgggtgatgatcattggcatgcactagaaagggtcttgcgctatctgagaggtactatgagttacggaattacttattcagggcatcctgctgtgctagaaggataCAGTGATTAAAGtggatctccgatgttgatgtactctacgcaacaagtgggtatgtatttactcatggtgctggcgcagtgtcatggaggtcttgcaagcaaaccatattgacgaggtcaactatggaagcagaattaactgctttggacacagctactgttgaggcagaatgactgcgtgagctcttgatggacttgccggttgttgaaaaacctgtaccggctattcttatgaattgtgataaccaaacggttatcgctaaagtgaacaattctaaagatagtgcaaagtcatcaagacacgtgaagaggcgtttgaagtctgtcaggaagttgagaaactccggagtaataactgttacgtatatacaaacagacaaaaacctggcagatccctttacaaagggactatcacgaaatgtgatagatattgcatcgagggagatgggtatgagagccatagatgttacaccatagtagtaacccaacctttgtgatcggagatcccgtgaattaggatctggtaagaacaagctattggttaactgaggagagtaataactAATGATCGTCTtcaagtgaagatgcaaaactctcagagctgtaaggctcagatctgtaaggcaggttggcaacatgccttaacgtggttctattggctataattagcaaagatgctTTCCTATAGATcagtcttgaaagaacacacctatatgagttctgactgtaaacgtcgcagtctatgatatttgggtgatctctagtaagctcacgaagagaccagggagtatgacgtataagctccaaaccgcggggtagcctactggcggtcaggtactggttaagactttgagtgaaacctgttcacacaaaactagcaattcaaggcatagtccattgtcaagttgtgaatggatgtagcttaaagttctaggcagaagttcaacttaacagtctctgctgaaacactggtatattaaacaagtggtgagagaaggcaaatctctaaatgggtatttgagatctggtgggggattgttagaattaatgggctaggcccatagcaatttctgaaatctcaaagcccatgtgtaaaatggcaagtggtggtgctaagtttagtcccaccccggaagttgaagaagagttggacctctttatatagtgggttctctccaccactctaagtggtgtgtgagaagagaaagggaaaaccacacgcgcgcgctcgctcgcctcgcctcggcgtggcgtggcgaggcggcggagcgcagcttccttttgccgttttatttttatgtcttggcaaacaagtttttgatttcttgtccggtaagtatacgaattagaaaccgagtcggtttgggattgtgatcgcgacacaataccgcctctggtcctaatatatatacagctaccggctgcggccagagacgcaccgaaaaacacctagggttttgcctcatctcacaacttgcgccgccgtcgtagtctactccatccctaacgccggcgtgcatcggcgcgtgggagagcaggtctccggaaccgttcgtctttgcgatcctacactgggagaggacgaattaggtttttgggaagcgctgtgcgcgactgctcaaattcgtcatcacgggtcgtcttccgtccaagtcgggcggtgctactcatcgtcgtattcatcgccgtcagcagcagatcgtcgccaacatcgtcatcaacaccgtcgcacccataatagctaacaatcactacgtccaacatcctctgttcatgtctgtctctacagctattgttacgtggttgctgctgttatgcatgtcttgttgTACTTCTAGTTTACTAGATTATTggatgctagtatctcttctagtcatgaattatttactggaattaatcatgaacttgcctaatattccaacataACACACCATGCAGTGGAGGAGGATCCTCTAACGTTCGGCACCCTACCGTtctttcactgacatgtgggtccgtTGAGAacctggcccacatgtcaggtgCCCAATGGCACACAGGGCACGGCAGAGTAATAGTTCTTctaaagactgagccggcatatcatcttgaaatttacgaagtcaccgtaggcatTTCGTCATCGACGAAAACGTCTCCTTCCATTGAATTCGAGCAtcaggactttaaccctggtgggctggggataccacacAGTCCCtttaaccatccaaccacaggttggttcgcgtTATCCTACCTGTTATTTGTCTGAACAACACACAAACAAGTTCGAGAAAATTAACCATGACAAATGGACTTGCATAGAACCTCACGACAAATGTAGCATATATCCCGTAGTACTAGTTCAGCAGTAGAGAACTAGAGATACAAATTTTATTTTATCAATCACATAGAAGAGGAAGTCTAGCCGGTCCGGGTGAAGTTGAAGTGGCCACACCGCGTGAAGAACGGCAGCCTGAAGAACCCGAGCCGCTTCTTCTCCATGTCGAACTCCAGCAGGACGTTCTCCATCTGGAACCCTCCGATGATCACCGCCGGCGCGCTGCCGTCCCCGGCCTTCACCCCCTTCATCTCCGCGAACGCAAGGCACGCCGCGCCCCCCGGCACATTCACCATCGAGAGCAAGCCGTTCATCGAATAGTTCATCCCGCCCTCGAGCGCCAGACTGATGTCCGGCACCCAGTACCCGGTCCGCGTGTTGGCGAGCGACCGCGTGTCGTAGCACAGCTCGAACGGCGCCACGGGCTTCACCGCGCGCGCCACGGGGCCGCCCTGCGCACCCTGCTGCACCAGGGCCTTGGCGAACGCGTCCACGAACGGGCGGTACACGTCGCGTCGGAGCAAGGTGAAGTGCGCCTTTATGCTGCTGAGTACCACGCCGCCGGTGGCGAGCGCGCGCGCAGGGACGGGCACGCGGGCGCCCTCCACGGCTATGGACTCCACCGAGACGTAGTGCGCGGGGTTGCCGTGCTTGGCGACCAGCGGCGTGTAGACCAGCTCCTGCGTGTAGTCCACCCCCGGCTGCGCGGTGAGCTGGAGCGGGCCGCCGCCGAAGATGGCCACGCCGTTGCCTTCGCCGAGGCGGAGGCAGAGCAGGAACTTGTTGGCGACCTTCTGCGCGGACGCCACCTGCGCCGGCAGCGCCAGGCCGGAGCCGGCGAGCCCGGCCACGCCCGTGGAGCTACGGGGCAGGGACGCCAGCAGCGTCTCCGGCGCGCACGCCGCCACTGCCCTCACGTTCACCTGCCTCACCGGGTTACTCCCGTCGGTGGTGTTGGCCACGAACCTGGTATGGTCGAGGCTCCCGGAGGCGCACACTCCGGTGACCGGGTTGTACGTGTACGCCGTGCACGTGCCGTCCTTGCGCCTCTCCTGCTCGCAGCCTGGCTCGTGGCAGCCCGGGACGGGGTAGGCATTGGCGAGGCGGCAGGTGGGGAACGTGCAGGGGAACTTGGCCGGCAGATGGCCGGGCTGGCACGTGGACCAGACGAGCGGGCCGGTGATGTCGACGACGAGGTTGGCGCCGCTGTGGAACGGGAGCGTGTAGAGGGAGGTGGCGGGGTCCTTGGTCACTGGAACAAGCACCGGCAGACCCTGGCTCGACGCCGGCCAGGCAAGCGAGGCTGCCAGGACGAGGAGGGCTACTAGTGACATCTTCCTTGCGCCAACGGTCAGAGATTAGAAGGTCGATCAGGTGGGGTTGTGGATTGGTTTGTAAGTTGGAACTGCATGTGTGGACTCTGGATCGACGTAGCTCTTTATATGATGGGTTCCGGAGCATGTTACCATGTATGGGCGATCTCTGCACACCGGATTTAATGGCGATCTCCGCGGACTCGACGGTGACCAGTGTGCTGCTCATAGTTAAATTCTTGTCCTATGCGCGCGAGTCATGTACAGTGTGCCTGGAAAAACTGTTTAAGACCAAGTCGCAGTTGTAACTCGATGCATTCACCGA
The Aegilops tauschii subsp. strangulata cultivar AL8/78 chromosome 3, Aet v6.0, whole genome shotgun sequence genome window above contains:
- the LOC109735415 gene encoding chitinase CLP-like, giving the protein MSLVALLVLAASLAWPASSQGLPVLVPVTKDPATSLYTLPFHSGANLVVDITGPLVWSTCQPGHLPAKFPCTFPTCRLANAYPVPGCHEPGCEQERRKDGTCTAYTYNPVTGVCASGSLDHTRFVANTTDGSNPVRQVNVRAVAACAPETLLASLPRSSTGVAGLAGSGLALPAQVASAQKVANKFLLCLRLGEGNGVAIFGGGPLQLTAQPGVDYTQELVYTPLVAKHGNPAHYVSVESIAVEGARVPVPARALATGGVVLSSIKAHFTLLRRDVYRPFVDAFAKALVQQGAQGGPVARAVKPVAPFELCYDTRSLANTRTGYWVPDISLALEGGMNYSMNGLLSMVNVPGGAACLAFAEMKGVKAGDGSAPAVIIGGFQMENVLLEFDMEKKRLGFFRLPFFTRCGHFNFTRTG